In Osmerus eperlanus chromosome 17, fOsmEpe2.1, whole genome shotgun sequence, a single genomic region encodes these proteins:
- the pthlha gene encoding parathyroid hormone-like hormone a, which yields MFCSRRVLQQWCFAVFLLCSPVPHYGRPIDALSNRMKRSVTHAQLMHDKSRTLQDFKRRMWLQTLLDEVHTAEIRDLPVRTGVSSGAGVGLPGGVSVSLGTTGGTLHTKPPGATKNIPISFRLEEEEGTNLPQETNKSQTYKDGVLKAAGKKKKKGRSGKRREGEKRKRRARSLGWAVEDEPGSGYHLEWRPFFGLQGALH from the exons ATGTTTTGCTCAAGGAGAGTTCTACAACAGTGGTGCTTCGCTGTGTTCTTATTGTGTTCGCCTGTGCCACACTACGGAAGACCAATTGATGCCTTGAGCAACAGAAT GAAACGCTCGGTGACCCACGCCCAGCTGATGCACGACAAGAGCCGGACGCTGCAGGACTTCAAGCGCCGCATGTGGCTCCAGACGCTGCTGGACGAGGTCCACACGGCCGAGATCCGCGACCTGCCCGTCCGAACGGGGGTCAGCAGCGGCGCCGGTGTGGGTCTCCCGGGGGGGGTGAGCGTGAGCCTGGGCACGACCGGGGGGACCCTCCACACCAAGCCACCCGGGGCCACCAAGAACATCCCCATCAGCTttcgcctggaggaggaggaggggaccaaCCTGCCCCAGGAGACCAACAAGTCCCAGACGTACAAGGACGGCGTGCTGAAGGCCGCcggcaagaagaagaaaaaagggagGTCCGGCAAGAGGCGGGAGGGCGAGAAGAGGAAAAGGCGGGCGCGCTCGCTGGGCTGGGCGGTGGAAGACGAGCCCGGAAGCGGCTACCACCTGGAGTGGCGGCCTTTCTTCGGCCTACAGGGGGCGCTGCACTAA